In the Gemmatimonadales bacterium genome, ACTGGTCGAAGGACCCCTGGCCGATGCGCCGCTCGAGCAGGGCCAGGAGATAGGGGCCGCGCCGGTAAGCTACTGCGTACGGCTGGCGCATCTGGGTTGCAGGAGTCCAGACGGGGCCGGCGTTCCGCCCGCCAATCTCCCATATCGTCAGCCGGCGATCGAACGCCGCCTGGCCGATCCGATCCCTGAGGTACAGGGCAGCGGCGTACTCGGCGAATGTCTCGATCAGCCAATAGTCGGGTGACATCGCGCCGGAAAATCGGGTCCAGTAGTGGGCCACTTCGTGACACAGGAAATTGTGAAGCGACTCGGTACTGTCGGGATTGACCTCACTCAGCACGATATAGTTCTTGCGCGCGTAGCCCGGACCAGGCCGATCAGCGAGAACGATCCGACCGCCGGGAAATCGGTCCTGCGCTCCAAACCGTCCGTCCAGATAGCCCGCGCAGTTCTCGGCGGCGACGAGCACGGCCCGCGCTGTACGCTCACCAGCCTTGTTGTACAGAATGGTGAACTGCCGTCCCGGCAGCTCTCGAAATCCTGGAGTCGCCGTGAACGCCACATCGACCTGCGGAACCTGCAACCGCACGACCACGGCGCCGTCGGCGTGATCGACCGTTCCCCCCGACGCGACCTGCCAACCTGCCGGAACCCTGGTTCGCAGTACACCGACGAGTTCGTGGTCGATCCTGGCCGGAATCGGAAACCATTGCGAATCGAGGTTGAGCTCGATCCGGTGCGGCAGAATGGCGTTGATGCCGTCGCCTGGGAGTTCGGGCTTGCCGGCGTAACTGATCGTAATGGTACGGTCGGCCCCTGCAGGGACCGGCCCATCCAATAATACAGACACCAGCTGCCAGGCAGGCGAAAAGTCAGAACCGCCAATCTGATGCGATCGAACTGCTGCTCCAACGACGCTCCGGACCGTGAGCCCTCGGTTGAGCAGCAGCCGAATCGTGTCGCCAACAGCCGCGCTGGAAGGCAAACGCAGCGTGACCTCGGCATTCAGACCGCCCGCCTCGAGGTCGAAGCCGACGGTGGCATCATATCGGACCAGTCCGTCGACCGGCCGAGGCAGGGTCGAGGGGTCCGACGCCTGGCTGGCGCAGCCCAGGGCGGAGGCAAGCAGCAGGATGATGCCGGGTCGCACCATGATCCTGCGGGCTACTTCATCGGTTGCAGGTGAACCGCCGTGTCGGTGTACTGCTCGAACGACACAGCCTTGCCGTCTACGAATTTCCAAACATGCGCAAACGGCGCCCGAAAGCTCTTGCCGGTGGCTTTGTAGGTGGCCGAGTACTCGCCGAGTGCCACGACCGTGTTGCCTTGCGCCACGAACTCGGCCGGTACCGCGCTGAAGCCGTCCCACTCGGTCCCAAGCTTCATGAACACATCGTTGAGCACCGCGTTCGGCCCAATCGAGACGCCGCCATAGGGTCCGCCCGCCGCTTCGGTCCATCGGATATCGGGGGCGAGAACGCCAAGGACTGCCGGGATATCGCCGCGCGCGAATGAGGCATAGACGCTCTGTACCGTTGCGAGAGCCGTACTCATCGGGACTCCAGATTCATTCGGAGATGGGGGTGGGTGCCTGGGGCTCGGCTGGTGGGGGGCCGCCGAGTGCCGGGTAAGGTTGGTGCCTCTGCCGCGCCTTGTCAAACGGTTCAGCCGTTCCGATAGCCCCTGGCCGGTCGTAAGGTTTTGCCGGCGGCGGGGACTAACTCGTGCAGATGAACCCGCCCCGCGTCCGGGGTTCGCGAAGGCTCGAGCACAACGAGGCTGTCATGACGATCCGATTCAGTGCGGTCCTGATCTTCCTGGCATCTGCCTGTGCGCAGCCGTCGGTCGTCGTGCAGAACGTGACGGTAATCGACGGTTCCGGTGGCGACGCCAAACCGGGTCAGAGCGTCCTGATCCGGGACGGGCGCATCGAAAGCATCGAACCGGCCGCTTCCTTCCGAGTGCCGAGGGGTGCCGAGATCATCGATGGCACCGGGCGCTGGCTGATGCCTGGCTTGATCGACATGCACGCGCATGTCGTGCTTGGTCCGGCGCAGATCGGGGCCAGTGGCGGCTCGATGGACGTTACCGATACCACGGTGGCCTCGTGGTCGCTGCGTACCTTGCTGGCGTTTGGGGTCACAACCATTCGCGATCCCGGTGGCGTTGCCAGTCTTGCCGTGGCGGTGCGGGACAGTGTTGCTCGCGGGGTACTGCTCGGCCCGCGAATCCTGACCGCAGGCGACGTCATCGATCGCACCGACTTTCCCGGGTTGGTGGAACAGGTTCGCACCCCCGATGATGTTCGCGCCGCCGTTCGGCGACAGGCTGGTCTTGGCGTCGACTACATCAAGCTATACACGTCGCTCGATTCGGCCTCGGTGGCGGCAGGCATCGATGAGGCGCATCGGGCCGGAAAGAAGGTCATCGGCCATCTCTTTGCGACGAGCTGGACCGAGGCCGCCGGTATGGGCATCGA is a window encoding:
- a CDS encoding nuclear transport factor 2 family protein; the encoded protein is MSTALATVQSVYASFARGDIPAVLGVLAPDIRWTEAAGGPYGGVSIGPNAVLNDVFMKLGTEWDGFSAVPAEFVAQGNTVVALGEYSATYKATGKSFRAPFAHVWKFVDGKAVSFEQYTDTAVHLQPMK
- a CDS encoding amidohydrolase family protein encodes the protein MTIRFSAVLIFLASACAQPSVVVQNVTVIDGSGGDAKPGQSVLIRDGRIESIEPAASFRVPRGAEIIDGTGRWLMPGLIDMHAHVVLGPAQIGASGGSMDVTDTTVASWSLRTLLAFGVTTIRDPGGVASLAVAVRDSVARGVLLGPRILTAGDVIDRTDFPGLVEQVRTPDDVRAAVRRQAGLGVDYIKLYTSLDSASVAAGIDEAHRAGKKVIGHLFATSWTEAAGMGIDYLVHSFPLSPKLLTPERRAAWRASMVRNAGFMFQWHEFYEPESAEADSMIEALVARRIPHDPTLAIFEAIAWGDSARITDGPDLAHAPPSMLENWRTAFTLSTGFTPADYDRARRTWPLVRRFVKQLHDRGVLL